A window of Rhinolophus ferrumequinum isolate MPI-CBG mRhiFer1 chromosome X, mRhiFer1_v1.p, whole genome shotgun sequence contains these coding sequences:
- the GRIPAP1 gene encoding GRIP1-associated protein 1, giving the protein MAQALSEEEFQRMQAQLLELRTNNYQLSDELRKNGVELTSLRQKVAYLDKEFSKAQKALSKSKKAQEVEGLLSENEMLQAKLHSQEEDFRLQNSTLMAEFSKLCSQMEQLELENQQLKDGAARAGAAQAGSLVDGELLRLQAENTALQKNVAALQERYGKEAGKSSTASEGQGEPPGDQAPTVLSPMPLAEVELKWEMEKEEKKLLWEQLQGLESLKQAETSRLQEELAKLSEKLKKKQESFCRLQTEKETLFNDSRNKIEELQQRKEADLKAQLARTQKLQQELEAANQSLAELRDQRQGERLEHAAALRALKDQVSMQSADAQEQVEGLLAENTALRTSLAALEQIQTAKTQDLNMLREQTAELTAELQQRQTEYEDLMGQKDDLNSQLQESLRANSRLLEQLQEIGQEKEQLMQELLEARKSAEKRKAMLDELAMEALQEKSQHKEELGTVRLRHEKEVLGVRARYERELRELHEDKKRQEEELRGQIREEKARTRELETLQQTVEELQAQVHSMDGAKGWFERRLKEAEESLQQQQQEQEEALQQCRDQHASELKHKEEELQGVRDQLQQAQEERDGHLKTISSLKQEVKDTVDGQRILEKKGSAALKDLKRQLHLERKRADKLQERLQDILTNSKSRSGLEELVLSEMNSPSRTQTGDSSSVSSFSYREILREKESSTIPARSLSSSPQSQPPRPAELSDEEVAELFQRLAETQQEKWMLEEKVKHLEVSSASMAEDLCRKSAIIETYVMDSRIDVSVAAGHTDRSGLGSVLRDLVKPGDENLREMNKKLQNMLEEQLTKNMHLHKDMEVLSQEIVRLSKECVGSSDPDLEPGETS; this is encoded by the exons ATGGCGCAAGCTCTATCTGAGGAGGAGTTTCAGCGGATGCAG GCTCAGCTCCTGGAACTTCGGACAAACAACTATCAGCTTTCAGATGAACTACGCAAGAATGGTGTTG AACTCACCAGTCTTCGACAAAAGGTCGCCTACCTGGATAAGGAGTTCAGCAAAGCTCAGAAG GCACTGAGCAAGAGCAAGAAAGCTCAG GAAGTCGAAGGGCTGCTGAGTGAAAATGAGATGCTGCAGGCAAAGCTGCACAGCCAGGAAGAGGACTTCCGTTTGCAGAACAGCACACTTATGGCCGAGTTCAGCAAG CTCTGCAGCCAGATGGAACAACTGGAGCTGGAGAACCAGCAACTGAAGGATGGGGCTGCCAGGGCAGGGGCTGCCCAAGCAGGGAGCCTTGTGGATGGGGAGCTGCTGAGACTGCAGGCAGAAAACACAGCCTTGCAGAAGAACGTGGCAG CCCTGCAGGAACGCTAtgggaaagaggctgggaagtcctCGACTGCCAGTGAAGGCCAAGGAGAGCCCCCAGGGGACCAAGCCCCCACTGTCCTGTCCCCCATGCCATTGGCAGAAGTGGAACTGAAATGGGaaatggaaaaggaggaaaagaaattgcTCTGGGAACAACTGCAAGGCTTGGAG AGCTTGAAGCAGGCCGAAACATCCAGGCTACAGGAGGAACTTGCTAAG ctctccgagaaactgaaaaagaaacaagaaag TTTTTGTCGTCTGCAGACAGAAAAGGAGACGCTGTTCAATGACAGCCG GAACAAGATTGAGGAGTTACAACAGCGGAAGGAAGCTGATCTCAAAGCCCAGTTGGCTCGAACTCAGAAGCTGCAGCAGGAACTCGAGGCTGCCAATCAG AGCTTAGCAGAACTGAGAGATCAGCGGCAGGGGGAGCGGCTGGAGCATGCGGCAGCTCTGCGAGCCCTAAAAGATCAG gtgtCCATGCAGAGCGCAGATGCGCAGGAACAAGTAGAAGGACTTTTGGCTGAGAACACTGCCTTGAGGACTAGCCTGGCTGCGCTGGAGCAG ATCCAAACAGCAAAGACCCAAGATCTGAATATGCTCCGGGAACAGACCGCGGAGCTGACAGCTGAGTTGCAGCAGCGGCAGACTGAGTATGAGGATCTCATGGGACAGAAAGATGACCTCAACTCCCAGCTCCAG GAGTCATTACGGGCCAATAGTCGGCTGCTGGAACAACTTCAAGAAATCGGGCAGGAGAAGGAACAATTAATGCAGGAGCTACTGGAGGCTCGGAAG AGTGCTGAGAAGCGGAAGGCCATGCTGGATGAGCTAGCAATGGAGGCGCTACAGGAGAAGTCCCAGCACAAGGAGGAGCTGGGAACCGTCCGACTTCGGCATGAGAAGGAGGTGCTGGGGGTACGCGCCCGCTATGAGCGTGAACTTCGTGAGCTGCATGAAGACAAGAAGCGGCAGGAGGAGGAGCTCCGTGGGCAGATCCGAGAGGAGAAG GCCCGAACACGGGAGCTGGAGACTCTCCAACAGACAGTGGAAGAACTTCAAGCTCAGGTACACTCTATGGATGGAGCCAAGGGCTGGTTTGAACGGCGCTTGAAGGAGGCCGAG GAAtctctgcagcagcagcagcaggaacagGAGGAAGCCCTGCAGCAGTGTCGGGATCAGCACGCCAGCGAGCTGAAG CACAAGGAGGAAGAGCTACAGGGCGTTCGGGATCAGCTCCAGCAGGCCCAGGAGGAGCGGGACGGCCACCTGAAGACCATCAGTAGCCTGAAGCAG GAGGTGAAGGACACCGTGGATGGGCAGCGCATCCTGGAGAAGAAGGGCAGTGCCGCG CTCAAGGACCTCAAGCGGCAGCTGCATCTGGAGCGGAAACGGGCGGATAAGCTGCAGGAGCGGCTGCAGGACATCCTTACTAACAGCAAGAGCCGCTCAG GCCTTGAGGAGCTGGTGCTCTCGGAGATGAACTCACCGAGCCGGACCCAGACTGGGGACAGCAGTAGTGTTTCCTCCTTCAGCTACCGGGAAATCTTGCGGGAGAAGGAGAGTTCCACCATTCCAGCCAGG TCCTTATCCAGCAGCCCTCAGTCCCAGCCCCCGCGGCCAGCAGAGCTGTCAGATGAGGAAGTGGCTGAGCTTTTTCAGCGCCTGGCAGAGACACAGCAGGAGAAATGGATGCTGGAGGAGAAG GTGAAGCACCTGGAGGTAAGCAGTGCCTCCATGGCGGAGGACCTCTGCCGGAAGAGCGCCATCATTGAGACCTACGTCATGGACAGCCGGATCG ATGTGTCTGTGGCAGCAGGCCACACTGACCGCAGCGGGCTGGGCAGTGTCCTGAGAGACCTAGTGAAGCCAGGGGACGAGAACCTTCGGGAGATGAACAAGAAGCTACAGAACATGCTGGAGGAGCAGCTGACCAAGAATATGCACCTGCACAAG GACATGGAAGTTCTGTCCCAGGAAATTGTGCGGCTCAGCAAGGAGTGCGTGGGGTCCTCTGACCCAGACCTGGAACCAGGAGAAACCAGCTAA
- the KCND1 gene encoding potassium voltage-gated channel subfamily D member 1: MAAGVATWLPFARAAAVGWLPLAQQPLPPAPGVKASRADEVLVVNVSGRRFETWKNTLDRYPDTLLGSSEKEFFYDADSGEYFFDRDPDMFRHVLNFYRTGRLHCPRQECIQAFDEELAFYGLVPELVGDCCLEEYRDRKKENAERLAEDEEAEQAGEGPALPAGSSLRQQLWRAFENPHTSTAALVFYYVTGFFIAVSVIANVVETIPCRGSARLPSKEVPCGDRFPMAFFCMDTACVLIFTGEYLLRLFAAPSRCRFLRSVMSLIDVVAIMPYYIGLFVAKGDDVSGAFVTLRVFRVFRIFKFSRHSQGLRILGYTLKSCASELGFLLFSLTMAIIIFATVMFYAEKSTNKTNFTSIPAAFWYTIVTMTTLGYGDMVPSTIAGKIFGSICSLSGVLVIALPVPVIVSNFSRIYHQNQRADKRRAQQKVRLARIRLAKSGTTNAFLQYKQNGGLEDSGSGEEQALCVRNRSAFEQQHHHLLHCLEKTTCHEFTDELTFSEALGAVSLGGRTSRSTSVSSQPVGAGSLLSSCCPRRAKRRAIRLANSTASVSRGSMQELDTLAGLRRSPVPQSRSSLNAKPHGSLDLNCDSRDFVAAIISIPTPPANTPDESRPSSPGGSGGGRASSTLRNSSLGTSCFLPETVKISSL; encoded by the exons ATGGCGGCAGGCGTGGCCACGTGGCTGCCTTTTGCGCGGGCAGCCGCGGTGGGCTGGCTGCCCCTGGCccagcagcccctgcccccagcgCCGGGGGTGAAGGCTTCTCGAGCAGATGAGGTTCTGGTGGTAAATGTGAGCGGACGGCGCTTTGAGACCTGGAAGAACACGCTGGACCGCTACCCAGACACACTGCTGGGCAGTTCCGAGAAGGAATTCTTCTACGATGCCGACTCGGGCGAGTACTTTTTCGATCGCGACCCGGACATGTTCCGGCATGTGCTCAACTTCTACCGCACGGGCCGCCTGCACTGCCCGCGGCAGGAGTGCATCCAAGCCTTCGACGAAGAGCTGGCCTTCTACGGCCTAGTGCCTGAGCTTGTCGGCGACTGCTGCCTGGAAGAGTACCGGGACCGCAAGAAGGAGAACGCCGAGCGCCTGGCGGAAGATGAGGAGGCCGAGCAGGCTGGGGAAGGGCCAGCCTTGCCGGCCGGGAGCTCCTTGCGCCAGCAGCTCTGGCGGGCCTTCGAGAACCCACACACGAGCACCGCGGCCCTGGTCTTCTACTACGTGACCGGCTTTTTCATCGCCGTGTCGGTCATCGCTAACGTGGTGGAGACCATCCCGTGCCGCGGCTCCGCGCGTCTGCCTTCCAAGGAGGTGCCCTGTGGCGACCGCTTCCCGATGGCCTTTTTCTGCATGGACACGGCCTGTGTGCTCATATTCACGGGTGAATACCTCCTGCGGCTGTTTGCCGCCCCCAGCCGCTGCCGCTTTCTGAGGAGTGTAATGAGTCTCATAGACGTGGTGGCCATCATGCCCTACTACATCGGGCTTTTCGTGGCCAAGGGCGACGATGTCTCAGGCGCTTTTGTCACCCTGCGTGTGTTCCGGGTGTTCCGTATCTTCAAGTTCTCCCGGCACTCACAGGGCTTGCGGATTCTGGGCTACACACTCAAGAGCTGTGCCTCTGAGCTGggctttctcctcttttcccttaCCATGGCTATCATCATCTTTGCCACTGTCATGTTTTATGCTGAGAAGAGCACAAACAAGACCAACTTCACTAGCATCCCGGCGGCCTTCTGGTATACCATCGTCACCATGACCACACTGGG CTATGGAGACATGGTACCCAGCACCATTGCTGGCAAGATTTTTGGATCCATCTGCTCACTCAGTGGTGTCTTGGTCATTGCCTTGCCTGTGCCGGTCATTGTGTCCAACTTCAGCCGCATCTACCACCAGAACCAGCGTGCTGACAAGCGCCGAGCACAGCAG AAGGTACGCTTGGCAAGGATCCGGTTGGCAAAGAGTGGTACCACAAATGCCTTCTTGCAGTACAAGCAGAACGGGGGCCTTGAG GACAGTGGCAGTGGGGAGGAACAGGCGCTGTGTGTCAGGAACCGTTCTGCTTTTGAGCAGCAACATCACCACTTGCTGCACTGTCTAGAGAAGACAACG TGCCATGAGTTCACAGACGAGCTAACCTTCAGCGAGGCCCTGGGTGCTGTCTCGTTGGGTGGCCGCACCAGCCGCAGCACCTCTGTGTCCTCCCAGCCAGTGGGGGCTGGCAGCCTGCTATCCTCTTGCTGCCCCCGCAGGGCCAAGCGCCGTGCCATCCGCCTTGCCAACTCCACTGCCTCGGTCAGCCGTGGCAGCATGCAGGAGCTGGACACACTGGCAGGGCTGCGGAGGAGCCCCGTGCCTCAGAG CCGTTCAAGCCTCAATGCCAAGCCCCATGGCAGCCTTGACCTGAACTGCGACAGCCGGGACTTCGTGGCTGCCATCATCAGTATACCCACCCCTCCTGCCAACACCCCAGATGAGAGCCGACCTTCCTCCcctggtggcagtggtggtggcagGGCCAGCAGCACCCTCAGGAACTCCAGTCTGGGTACCTCTTGCTTCCTCCCTGAGACTGTCAAGATCTCTTCCCTGTGA